In Mastigocladopsis repens PCC 10914, a single window of DNA contains:
- a CDS encoding serine/threonine-protein kinase: MQVYCTKQHANNERNRFCTQCGELLPIGVGQVIENRYRIIRHLGQGGFGRTYLAEDLNQSQLQCVLKEFAPQVEEQQDLEKAKELFEREANVLKKLEHPQIPRFHASLQVMLGNKDFFFLVQDYVEGDNYWDLLENRITQGQTFSEEEVVKLLQQMLPILSYIHSLNVVHRDISPDNIILRRTDNLPVLIDFGAVKQLPASKGFWFTQLGGIRTILGKKGYAPEEQLRQGKAFSSTDLYSLAVTALVLLTSKEPQKLYDSYQGSWRWGTEIKVSPKLEAVLKKMVAYKPSDRYQKADDVLKDLPSYTPAAKPVNTQMTKLRTMVVAPGRKRIKTLMSKLHNKTQLAAQALPLPVWLRPFAFSLISTTVIALTLVGTWAIVNAVIQAVTSISIPTVSLPKIPGGSDSPEKPTDSKQASRANQIIRRRQQLDISEVFFTQMVDKIFYTKNPEAKGRTLTGNSEDTALRNEWYAIAENLLNKLERANLSTSARRQLGNYSARDYDNWRRQSQAGQWGDYTIEQLNRDTNKKFDRLFPGQRRRDEKLDKQTFGQIWYALAAEQVNKLDAN, from the coding sequence ATGCAAGTTTATTGCACCAAACAACACGCAAATAATGAGAGGAACCGCTTTTGCACTCAGTGTGGGGAACTGTTACCTATTGGTGTGGGGCAAGTTATCGAGAATCGCTATCGGATTATACGTCATTTAGGGCAGGGAGGCTTTGGACGCACTTATTTAGCGGAGGACTTAAATCAATCTCAGCTACAGTGCGTGCTGAAGGAATTTGCACCCCAAGTTGAAGAACAGCAGGATTTAGAAAAAGCTAAAGAATTGTTTGAGAGAGAAGCAAATGTGCTGAAAAAACTTGAGCATCCGCAGATTCCACGTTTCCACGCCTCCCTACAAGTGATGTTAGGCAATAAGGATTTTTTCTTTTTGGTGCAAGACTATGTGGAGGGTGATAACTACTGGGATTTATTGGAAAACCGCATAACACAGGGGCAAACGTTTAGTGAGGAGGAGGTTGTCAAACTGCTGCAACAGATGTTGCCCATTTTGTCTTACATCCACTCTCTCAATGTCGTTCACCGTGATATTTCTCCAGATAATATCATTTTGCGAAGGACTGATAATTTGCCCGTGCTCATTGACTTTGGTGCTGTGAAGCAATTGCCAGCTTCTAAAGGTTTTTGGTTTACCCAACTCGGTGGAATTCGCACCATTTTAGGTAAAAAAGGATATGCTCCAGAGGAACAACTACGGCAGGGTAAAGCATTTTCGAGTACCGATTTGTACTCTTTAGCAGTAACGGCACTGGTGTTGTTAACTAGTAAGGAACCACAAAAACTCTACGACAGCTATCAGGGAAGTTGGCGGTGGGGAACGGAAATCAAAGTTAGCCCCAAATTGGAAGCTGTCTTAAAAAAGATGGTGGCTTATAAACCAAGCGATCGCTACCAGAAAGCCGATGATGTTCTCAAAGACTTACCATCTTACACTCCTGCTGCCAAACCTGTAAATACTCAGATGACCAAGCTGAGGACGATGGTGGTTGCTCCTGGGCGAAAACGTATCAAGACTCTTATGAGCAAGCTTCATAACAAAACTCAGCTGGCTGCTCAAGCGCTACCTTTGCCTGTTTGGCTTCGTCCTTTTGCTTTCAGTCTTATAAGCACAACTGTCATTGCTTTAACTTTAGTAGGAACTTGGGCGATAGTAAATGCTGTTATTCAGGCTGTAACATCTATTTCTATACCAACAGTATCATTACCTAAAATTCCAGGAGGGTCAGATTCTCCTGAAAAACCAACGGATAGCAAACAAGCAAGTCGCGCTAACCAAATTATCCGTCGCCGTCAGCAGCTTGACATTTCAGAAGTCTTTTTTACACAAATGGTAGATAAAATTTTTTATACTAAAAATCCTGAAGCCAAGGGACGTACTCTTACGGGTAATTCAGAAGATACTGCTTTACGAAATGAATGGTATGCGATCGCTGAAAATTTGTTAAATAAACTAGAACGAGCTAATCTTAGCACCTCAGCGCGTCGCCAACTAGGAAACTACAGTGCGCGAGACTACGACAATTGGAGACGTCAATCCCAAGCAGGACAATGGGGTGACTATACAATCGAGCAACTCAACAGAGACACAAATAAAAAATTTGATAGATTGTTTCCGGGGCAGCGACGCAGGGATGAGAAACTGGATAAACAAACATTTGGTCAAATCTGGTATGCCCTTGCTGCTGAACAAGTCAACAAACTAGATGCGAACTAG
- a CDS encoding serine/threonine-protein kinase has product MNPVYCSKGHENPTGSLFCLHCGEKMDNPVSQGIQSGQTLGDRYIIVHQLGQGGFGRTYLAEDINRFRELCVLKEFSPQVQTPYVLQKAQELFQREASVLYKLQHPQIPRFRELFPINLADKEYLFLVQDYVEGQTYRSLLDTRKQQGLQFTEAEVRLLMQQILPVLNYIHSIGVIHRDISPENLILRSIDQLPVLIDFGGVKQVAATVVSQYYQPGEVTSPLLPTLLGKVGYSPPEQMQTGLVEPHSDLYALAATVLVLLTGKQPQELIDDHTLTWQWRREINLSPTFGMVLDKMLSPTPAQRYQSAHQVLQTLSPQPVYLPPQQPLPAPTPPPPQTEETLALSPSPPTSPSPPSPSKKWWTPGKILMAVVIATSIGLSMWGVTQLLDSSSPIISSDAPQLSPEERQRKERLDERRQQLSIDQKFFIGLVNEAFWDKNASLRNRTLTDKPEDAQLRAEWDSTAGELLEKLAVLSSDARRQLGSFTQAERDRWKVQVNQINVGSRSLYDLGDAAFFQQFPEQRGKNFIDQPIGQVWHGFVSDKLNAILAGSAFRKIVFDTGATSTRVSGTLKPGEGKVFIAELNNEQLMKIKLGGNSKILLSVYSPTGKSQFLEDSTQRTFSVKLSETGFYEYVIVSTASTTSNYTLTITVENPAPAPSPTPTPTPTPTETITPTPTPTPTEIITPAPTPTPTEIITPTPTPTETITPTPTSTSTPTPTSTFSPTPTAS; this is encoded by the coding sequence ATGAATCCTGTTTATTGCTCCAAAGGACATGAAAATCCAACTGGTAGTCTGTTTTGTTTACATTGCGGCGAAAAGATGGATAACCCGGTGAGTCAAGGTATTCAAAGCGGGCAAACTTTGGGCGATCGCTATATTATAGTTCATCAGTTGGGGCAGGGAGGGTTCGGACGTACATATTTAGCTGAGGATATTAACCGCTTCCGTGAACTTTGTGTTTTAAAGGAATTCTCGCCTCAAGTTCAAACGCCATACGTTTTACAAAAAGCTCAAGAACTGTTTCAGCGAGAAGCCAGCGTTCTCTACAAGCTGCAACACCCCCAAATTCCTCGCTTTCGGGAATTGTTCCCCATTAACCTAGCTGATAAAGAGTACCTATTTCTGGTACAAGATTACGTAGAAGGGCAAACTTACCGCTCGTTGTTAGATACAAGGAAACAACAAGGTTTGCAGTTTACAGAAGCGGAAGTACGTCTGCTAATGCAGCAAATTCTGCCTGTTTTAAACTATATCCACTCAATAGGAGTCATTCACCGCGATATCTCTCCTGAAAACTTAATTTTACGCAGCATTGACCAACTGCCAGTGTTAATTGATTTTGGCGGTGTCAAACAAGTTGCTGCAACAGTCGTGTCGCAATATTATCAACCCGGTGAAGTGACATCTCCCCTACTGCCAACATTATTGGGTAAAGTCGGATACTCTCCCCCAGAACAAATGCAGACGGGGTTGGTAGAGCCTCATAGTGACTTATATGCCTTAGCAGCAACGGTACTCGTTTTACTGACAGGCAAACAGCCTCAAGAACTTATAGATGATCATACCCTCACCTGGCAATGGCGACGAGAAATTAACTTGAGTCCAACTTTCGGAATGGTGTTGGATAAAATGCTATCGCCAACACCAGCACAACGCTACCAAAGCGCTCATCAAGTTCTCCAAACGCTTAGTCCGCAGCCCGTCTATCTCCCACCACAGCAGCCTCTTCCCGCTCCAACACCGCCACCACCGCAAACAGAAGAAACCCTAGCCTTATCCCCTAGTCCCCCTACTTCCCCTAGTCCCCCTAGTCCCTCCAAAAAGTGGTGGACACCTGGTAAAATCCTGATGGCGGTAGTGATTGCTACTAGCATTGGTCTGAGTATGTGGGGAGTAACTCAATTACTTGATTCCTCTTCACCAATCATCTCATCTGATGCTCCACAACTTTCCCCAGAAGAACGGCAGCGCAAGGAAAGATTAGATGAGCGCCGTCAACAGTTGAGTATTGACCAAAAATTTTTCATTGGCTTAGTAAATGAAGCCTTTTGGGATAAAAATGCAAGTTTGCGAAATCGCACCCTAACTGACAAGCCGGAAGATGCACAACTCAGGGCAGAATGGGATAGTACAGCAGGCGAATTGCTGGAAAAGCTGGCGGTACTGAGTTCAGATGCACGGAGACAATTAGGTAGTTTCACACAAGCAGAACGCGATCGCTGGAAGGTGCAAGTTAACCAAATCAACGTCGGTAGTCGTTCTTTGTATGATTTAGGGGATGCAGCATTTTTCCAGCAATTTCCAGAACAGCGTGGCAAGAATTTTATCGATCAGCCCATTGGACAAGTTTGGCACGGGTTTGTCAGCGACAAACTCAATGCCATCCTTGCTGGCAGCGCTTTTAGGAAAATAGTCTTTGACACAGGGGCGACGAGTACCAGAGTCAGTGGTACTCTCAAACCAGGGGAAGGTAAAGTTTTTATCGCCGAACTTAACAATGAACAATTGATGAAAATCAAGCTTGGTGGGAATTCTAAAATTCTGCTTTCCGTGTATTCCCCTACTGGTAAATCACAATTTTTGGAAGATTCAACACAACGTACCTTTTCCGTTAAACTTTCAGAAACCGGATTTTATGAATATGTCATTGTTTCTACGGCATCAACCACATCAAATTATACACTTACAATTACAGTAGAAAATCCGGCTCCAGCTCCGTCGCCTACGCCAACACCAACACCCACGCCTACAGAAACCATTACGCCGACACCAACACCAACTCCTACAGAAATCATTACACCGGCACCAACACCAACTCCTACAGAAATCATTACACCGACACCTACGCCTACAGAAACCATCACACCGACACCAACATCCACATCTACGCCCACGCCTACATCGACATTCTCTCCCACACCCACAGCATCGTAA
- the speD gene encoding adenosylmethionine decarboxylase, translated as MQSYPVGDTPLVPVGSHCILELYDCPTHLLNNPVFIRQALQEAAKVAKSTLLNEVSHHFEPYGVTALALLAESHISIHTWPEYGYIAVDIFTCGEHAEPENACKYLVQTFQASKHVLMKLPRGKLPPQVQKKLEESLSLATSER; from the coding sequence ATGCAATCTTACCCGGTGGGGGACACACCTTTGGTTCCAGTTGGCAGTCACTGTATTCTCGAACTTTATGACTGTCCAACACATCTCCTGAACAATCCTGTTTTCATTAGACAGGCTTTACAGGAAGCGGCTAAGGTAGCGAAGTCTACTCTGTTAAACGAGGTATCTCACCATTTTGAGCCTTACGGGGTAACAGCTCTTGCGCTGTTAGCCGAATCTCATATTTCAATACATACGTGGCCAGAATATGGCTACATAGCAGTGGATATTTTTACCTGCGGTGAACACGCAGAACCGGAAAACGCTTGTAAGTACCTCGTGCAAACTTTTCAAGCTAGCAAACACGTACTGATGAAACTTCCTAGAGGCAAGCTTCCACCACAAGTTCAAAAGAAACTGGAAGAAAGCCTATCTCTGGCAACTAGCGAACGTTGA
- a CDS encoding fused MFS/spermidine synthase: protein MSGSNVGADFWMSEYITPWDIYSHGVTGVLAHKKTAYQEMYIVETGTYGKALVLDGKWQSCTGDEFLYHEPLVHPALIFHGTPRKVLILGGGEGATAREVLRWQTVEKVVMIDIDGEVVDACRLHLSEMHQNAFDDSRLEVVIADALDFLDTTNEQWDVVISDLSDPIESGPSFALFTKEYFEKIRRVLSPQGFVVIQAGPVSPGELTLHARLVQTLNAVFPNVQSYSSYTSTYGRPWGFALASEAKIDTRPDPERINQLLQEKTSGGFRMLDGVTLLGMLHLPLHLRQAIAAETQVYTLAEPPKFFGQGAVKQ, encoded by the coding sequence ATGTCAGGTAGCAATGTCGGTGCAGATTTTTGGATGAGCGAATACATCACTCCTTGGGATATTTACTCTCATGGAGTCACGGGGGTACTTGCCCACAAAAAAACCGCTTACCAAGAAATGTACATTGTAGAAACTGGTACTTACGGCAAAGCACTAGTTCTAGATGGCAAGTGGCAGTCATGCACAGGCGATGAATTTTTATACCACGAGCCACTGGTTCACCCTGCCCTAATTTTTCATGGAACACCCCGTAAGGTGTTGATTCTTGGTGGTGGTGAGGGAGCCACAGCACGAGAAGTGCTGCGTTGGCAAACAGTGGAAAAAGTGGTGATGATTGACATTGATGGCGAGGTGGTGGACGCATGTCGGCTACACCTGAGCGAAATGCATCAAAATGCTTTTGATGACTCACGTCTGGAAGTCGTGATTGCAGACGCACTCGACTTTTTAGATACGACTAACGAGCAGTGGGATGTCGTCATTTCCGACCTTTCCGACCCTATCGAGTCAGGTCCATCCTTTGCGCTGTTTACTAAGGAATACTTTGAGAAAATCCGTCGGGTGCTGTCACCACAAGGATTCGTAGTGATTCAAGCAGGTCCTGTGTCCCCAGGGGAATTAACCCTGCACGCCCGCTTGGTACAAACCTTGAATGCGGTTTTTCCCAACGTTCAGTCCTACAGCAGCTACACCTCTACCTATGGCAGACCGTGGGGATTTGCTTTAGCTTCAGAGGCAAAAATTGATACCCGACCCGATCCAGAAAGGATCAATCAGCTGTTGCAGGAAAAAACCAGCGGTGGGTTTCGGATGTTAGATGGTGTTACCCTTTTGGGTATGCTGCATCTGCCATTGCATTTGCGTCAGGCGATCGCCGCAGAAACCCAAGTTTACACCCTCGCCGAACCTCCGAAATTTTTCGGGCAAGGAGCGGTGAAACAATAA
- the speB gene encoding agmatinase, producing the protein MTQVQTFTSVLPFLGSEVQWSYGDSKVVILPIPYEATTTYRKGCENGPSALLEASQQLECYDEELDREVAQEVGIYTYEPIADTRNGAIVPAEKMLQVTQETVYQLIQDGKFVIALGGEHSITTGVVEAYRKAYPDEPFTVIQIDAHGDLRYEYEGSIHNHACVMRRIVDMGLPTVQIGIRAICKEEAELIKEKHLTVFKAREIANQPDWMERALASIKTQRVFLTIDLDGIEPTLIPGVGTPEPGGLSWYSLTTFLWQVFQNHQVIGCDVMELAPIVDSVVSQFTAAKLVYKLVGYQAIRFR; encoded by the coding sequence ATGACTCAGGTGCAAACTTTTACCTCTGTATTACCATTTCTGGGTTCTGAAGTTCAGTGGTCTTACGGTGACTCAAAGGTTGTTATTTTACCAATTCCCTATGAGGCAACAACCACCTACCGCAAAGGCTGCGAAAACGGTCCTTCTGCTCTTTTGGAAGCGTCTCAACAATTGGAATGTTATGACGAAGAGCTAGATAGGGAAGTTGCTCAGGAAGTGGGAATTTATACTTATGAACCAATAGCAGATACACGGAATGGTGCGATCGTACCAGCCGAAAAAATGCTGCAAGTGACGCAAGAGACAGTCTATCAACTGATACAGGATGGGAAATTTGTCATCGCGCTTGGTGGGGAACACAGCATTACTACTGGTGTTGTCGAAGCATACCGCAAAGCATACCCAGATGAACCATTCACAGTGATTCAAATAGACGCCCACGGCGATTTACGCTATGAGTACGAAGGCTCAATTCACAATCATGCCTGTGTGATGCGGCGAATTGTGGATATGGGCTTGCCAACAGTGCAAATTGGTATCCGCGCTATTTGTAAAGAAGAAGCAGAATTAATTAAAGAGAAACATCTCACTGTATTTAAGGCACGGGAAATTGCTAACCAACCAGACTGGATGGAAAGGGCATTAGCCAGTATTAAAACACAGCGAGTCTTCCTGACAATTGATTTAGACGGTATTGAACCAACCCTAATTCCAGGCGTAGGGACGCCAGAACCTGGTGGATTAAGTTGGTACTCCCTCACCACTTTTTTATGGCAAGTGTTTCAAAACCATCAAGTTATTGGCTGCGATGTCATGGAACTCGCACCGATTGTTGATTCGGTTGTGTCTCAATTTACCGCTGCCAAACTTGTTTATAAGTTAGTTGGCTATCAGGCAATACGGTTCAGATAA
- a CDS encoding phosphoglycerate kinase has protein sequence MSKKTLANLSATDLSGKRALVRVDFNVPLDDAGNITDDTRIRAALPTIQDLTQKGAKVILVSHFGRPKGVDDKLRLTPVAKRLSELLGQEVVKTDDSIGDEVAAKVGALQNGQVLLLENVRFYKEEEKNDPEFAKKLAANADLYVNDAFGTAHRAHASTEGVTKYLSPSVGGYLIEKELQYLQSAIENPQRPLAAIIGGSKVSSKIGVIEALLEKCDKLIIGGGMIFTFFKARGLNVGKSLVEDDKLELAKSLEAKAKEKGVTFLLPTDVVVADKFDAHANSQTVSVENIPEGWMGLDIGPDSVKLFQEALADCKSVIWNGPMGVFEFDKFAVGTEAVAHTLADISKTGATTIIGGGDSVAAVEKVGLADQMSHISTGGGASLELLEGKELPGIAALDEA, from the coding sequence GTGTCAAAGAAGACTTTAGCAAATTTGTCTGCAACAGACTTGTCTGGTAAACGCGCCCTGGTGCGAGTTGACTTTAACGTGCCTCTGGATGATGCCGGTAACATTACAGATGATACTCGCATTCGTGCTGCTCTGCCTACCATACAGGATTTGACGCAGAAGGGAGCTAAGGTGATTCTAGTAAGCCATTTCGGGCGTCCTAAGGGTGTAGATGACAAACTGCGGTTAACTCCGGTTGCCAAGCGTCTGTCTGAGTTATTGGGGCAAGAAGTTGTTAAAACCGACGACTCTATCGGCGATGAAGTTGCTGCTAAAGTGGGTGCTCTACAAAACGGACAAGTGCTGTTACTCGAAAACGTTCGTTTCTATAAAGAAGAGGAGAAAAACGACCCAGAATTCGCTAAAAAACTGGCAGCAAATGCGGATTTGTACGTTAATGATGCTTTTGGCACCGCACACCGCGCCCATGCTTCTACTGAAGGAGTGACTAAATACCTGAGTCCCTCCGTTGGCGGATATTTGATTGAAAAAGAGTTGCAGTACCTGCAAAGCGCTATCGAAAATCCCCAACGTCCTCTGGCAGCGATTATCGGCGGTTCCAAAGTTTCCAGTAAAATTGGCGTGATTGAAGCCCTTCTGGAAAAGTGCGACAAACTAATCATCGGCGGTGGAATGATTTTCACCTTCTTTAAAGCCCGTGGTTTGAATGTTGGTAAGTCTTTGGTGGAAGACGACAAGCTAGAACTGGCAAAGTCTTTGGAAGCAAAGGCTAAAGAAAAGGGCGTGACTTTCCTGCTTCCTACAGATGTAGTCGTAGCAGATAAATTTGACGCTCATGCCAATTCTCAAACCGTCAGCGTGGAAAATATCCCTGAAGGTTGGATGGGCTTGGATATCGGTCCTGATTCCGTGAAACTGTTCCAAGAAGCCCTTGCTGACTGCAAGAGTGTGATTTGGAACGGTCCAATGGGCGTGTTTGAGTTTGATAAGTTTGCCGTAGGTACCGAAGCAGTAGCCCACACTCTCGCCGACATCAGCAAAACAGGTGCGACCACTATCATCGGTGGTGGTGACTCTGTGGCGGCTGTGGAAAAAGTTGGTTTAGCCGACCAAATGAGCCATATCTCCACTGGTGGTGGCGCTAGCTTGGAGTTACTTGAAGGTAAGGAGTTACCTGGTATTGCTGCTTTAGATGAAGCATAA
- a CDS encoding universal stress protein, with amino-acid sequence MFKTVLFPVDQSREAREAADMVVHIVQKYGSRLVLLSVVEEPAADSPNGDAMSSPETVAQLLETAKSLFAGQGISAETLERQGKPAFTICDVADEIEADLIIMGCRGLGLTDEGANDSVTTRVINLSPCPVLVVP; translated from the coding sequence ATGTTCAAAACAGTTCTATTTCCAGTTGATCAAAGCCGAGAAGCACGGGAAGCAGCTGACATGGTTGTCCATATCGTGCAAAAGTACGGCAGTCGCTTGGTACTGCTGAGTGTGGTTGAGGAACCCGCCGCAGACTCGCCTAACGGGGATGCGATGTCCTCACCAGAGACAGTTGCCCAATTGCTAGAAACAGCCAAATCTCTGTTTGCTGGGCAAGGCATTTCTGCCGAAACACTTGAACGGCAAGGCAAACCTGCTTTTACCATCTGTGATGTGGCAGATGAAATAGAGGCAGATTTAATCATCATGGGTTGTCGGGGACTAGGATTGACTGACGAGGGGGCAAATGATAGCGTCACCACCCGCGTGATTAATCTTTCTCCTTGTCCAGTGTTAGTTGTGCCGTAA
- a CDS encoding type II toxin-antitoxin system VapC family toxin produces the protein MNVTESLQGVTRLFLDTAPVIYYVERNPQYFASASVVFDHILNGVLMGVISPVTFAECLVQPYRLGQTELQQEFIQLMTDTENIEFLPIDDETLAIDAAQIRAKYNLQLPDAFQIAVALAAGCDAFLTNDVTFRRVTELRILVLDELEVAK, from the coding sequence GTGAACGTTACAGAAAGCTTACAGGGTGTGACGCGCCTGTTTTTGGACACCGCACCAGTTATTTACTACGTCGAACGAAACCCACAATATTTTGCATCTGCTAGCGTGGTATTTGATCATATTTTAAATGGTGTGTTAATGGGAGTTATTTCACCCGTTACTTTTGCTGAATGTTTAGTTCAGCCTTACCGTTTAGGACAAACGGAATTACAGCAAGAGTTCATTCAGTTGATGACTGACACTGAAAACATAGAGTTTTTGCCAATTGATGACGAAACTTTAGCAATAGATGCTGCTCAAATCAGAGCCAAATACAACTTACAATTACCTGATGCCTTTCAGATTGCCGTAGCTTTAGCAGCAGGCTGTGACGCGTTTTTAACTAATGATGTCACTTTTAGGCGCGTTACAGAATTACGTATTTTGGTGCTAGATGAATTGGAAGTTGCTAAATAA
- a CDS encoding NACHT domain-containing protein: MAAELQISRTIVQNFFAGKPVSRGYFHKICKKLKLDWREIADLPKDEKSELEEKKQGTHKIDALVQEVRQKRHEKIQYQCGTMRMLDISQPVALADIYTDVNILEQITSKSSPKISDLVQGFNPESDDFDRLDRVVQERVPGLLAVSRYCKLMVLGKPGAGKTTFLQWVAIKCDLGDFQSDRVPIFIRLKYFAEDTRRDDSEFKLLNYISQEFSDCGIADKSLIEMILTKGKALILLDGLDEVSEEDDEIVKHIRQFVNKYFKNQFIITCRIAAQKYIFSVENFTDVEVADFNHEQVAAFATKWFIAVARNDAEGGKATAKLFIKKLNLPENKPIRKLAVTPILLNLTCFVFQAKGEFPSKRSKLYEQGLDILLVTWDESRGIQRDDFYHNLSLEHKIELLSQVAAITFEKTRYFFEQDEVERYIADYLRTLPNTQNDRASLQQNSKALLKSIEAEHGLLVERARGIYSFSHLTFQEYFTAKWFVERTDWQGLMSHMSEKGWREVFLLSFEMMKPADSLLLLMKRKIDLMLASDNYLQNLFSEIYQKSKLLYELFDIPYRFESFLAYYHDFLLRYAYYNLKLASCLIDYDFEIDYNSAFKIMKNLVEIQVNYGFSSAALHISVKLDSQIGNYPMNLIDIFLSEHTDNSRSQNIDKLLAIHRIKALLRPINIVRNSSELEEYLKDHFKEINDRIYQLIEIWKSSHKLLVSSFKSLIFNNSNIGNDWQFSEQQQKILHQYYNANPLLLDCLNSGCEVSPAVRQEIEETLLLPIAEIEQRQQQIS; encoded by the coding sequence TTGGCAGCGGAGTTACAAATTTCTCGCACAATTGTTCAGAACTTTTTTGCGGGTAAACCAGTTAGCCGTGGATATTTTCACAAGATTTGCAAGAAATTGAAATTGGATTGGCGAGAGATTGCTGATTTACCCAAAGATGAGAAATCTGAATTAGAGGAGAAGAAGCAGGGCACTCACAAAATTGATGCACTGGTGCAGGAAGTGCGCCAAAAGCGCCACGAAAAAATCCAATACCAGTGCGGTACCATGCGGATGCTGGACATTTCCCAACCTGTTGCACTGGCGGATATTTATACTGATGTCAACATTTTGGAACAGATAACAAGCAAGTCATCGCCAAAGATTTCTGACTTGGTGCAAGGCTTTAACCCAGAATCTGATGACTTTGATAGATTAGACAGAGTTGTTCAGGAACGAGTACCAGGGTTACTTGCTGTGTCGCGGTACTGTAAGCTGATGGTACTTGGTAAACCAGGAGCAGGTAAAACCACGTTTTTGCAGTGGGTAGCGATTAAGTGCGACTTGGGCGATTTTCAAAGCGATAGAGTACCGATATTCATTCGGCTGAAATACTTTGCTGAAGACACTAGAAGAGATGACAGTGAGTTCAAATTATTGAACTACATTAGCCAAGAATTTAGCGATTGTGGTATTGCTGATAAATCGCTTATTGAAATGATACTTACCAAGGGCAAAGCCTTAATTTTGCTAGATGGCTTGGATGAAGTATCAGAAGAAGATGATGAAATAGTCAAACATATCCGCCAATTTGTTAATAAATATTTCAAAAATCAGTTTATTATCACCTGTCGCATTGCTGCCCAAAAATACATATTTTCGGTAGAAAATTTTACTGATGTTGAGGTTGCAGATTTTAACCATGAGCAAGTCGCAGCCTTTGCTACAAAGTGGTTTATAGCAGTTGCCAGGAATGATGCGGAAGGGGGGAAAGCTACAGCCAAGCTGTTTATTAAGAAGCTGAATCTACCAGAAAACAAGCCAATCCGAAAACTCGCAGTAACACCAATATTGCTGAATCTAACTTGCTTTGTTTTCCAAGCAAAAGGCGAATTTCCGTCAAAACGCTCTAAGCTTTATGAGCAAGGACTGGACATTCTGCTCGTCACATGGGATGAATCGAGGGGTATTCAACGGGATGATTTTTATCACAATTTGTCTTTAGAACACAAGATAGAGCTTTTAAGTCAGGTTGCAGCGATTACTTTTGAAAAAACCCGTTACTTCTTTGAACAAGACGAAGTTGAGCGATATATTGCCGACTATCTCCGTACTTTACCTAATACCCAAAATGACCGAGCAAGCTTACAACAGAATAGTAAGGCGTTGCTAAAATCTATTGAAGCGGAACATGGGTTACTGGTGGAGAGAGCGAGGGGAATTTACTCTTTCTCCCATTTAACGTTTCAAGAGTATTTTACAGCAAAATGGTTTGTTGAGCGTACTGATTGGCAAGGTTTGATGAGCCACATGAGTGAGAAAGGCTGGCGGGAAGTATTTTTACTCTCATTTGAAATGATGAAGCCTGCCGATAGCCTACTATTGTTAATGAAGCGAAAAATTGACTTAATGCTAGCCTCAGATAATTATTTGCAGAATTTATTCTCAGAGATATATCAAAAGTCTAAATTATTGTATGAATTATTTGACATTCCTTATAGATTTGAATCTTTTCTTGCTTATTATCATGATTTTTTATTGCGATATGCTTATTACAACCTTAAGTTAGCTAGTTGCCTTATCGATTATGATTTTGAAATTGATTATAATTCTGCTTTTAAAATTATGAAAAACCTTGTAGAAATACAAGTAAATTATGGCTTTTCATCCGCTGCTTTACATATATCAGTAAAGCTTGATAGTCAGATTGGTAATTATCCTATGAATCTTATTGATATTTTTTTAAGTGAACATACTGACAATAGTCGTAGTCAAAATATAGATAAATTACTGGCTATTCACAGAATAAAAGCATTATTAAGACCTATAAATATAGTTAGGAATTCAAGTGAATTAGAAGAATATTTGAAAGACCATTTTAAAGAGATAAATGACAGAATTTATCAGCTAATTGAAATTTGGAAATCAAGCCACAAATTATTGGTATCGAGTTTTAAATCGTTAATCTTTAATAATTCTAATATTGGTAATGATTGGCAGTTCAGCGAACAGCAGCAAAAAATACTACATCAGTACTACAATGCTAATCCATTACTGCTAGATTGCCTTAATAGTGGTTGTGAAGTGTCTCCCGCAGTACGACAGGAAATTGAAGAAACGTTGTTATTACCCATTGCCGAAATTGAGCAGCGTCAGCAACAGATTTCGTAG
- a CDS encoding synaptotagmin, protein MEPISMIILSAFISAVITWSVETSANASSYWLRELWAKRKRGDRNPNPPNQDENN, encoded by the coding sequence ATGGAGCCCATCTCGATGATTATTCTTAGTGCTTTCATTAGTGCGGTAATTACTTGGTCAGTCGAAACTTCTGCTAATGCTAGCTCGTACTGGCTGCGTGAGTTGTGGGCAAAACGCAAGCGCGGCGATCGCAACCCCAACCCTCCCAATCAAGACGAAAACAACTAA